In Bacillus sp. 2205SS5-2, one DNA window encodes the following:
- the icmF gene encoding fused isobutyryl-CoA mutase/GTPase IcmF has protein sequence MNTVEIYKPKHAVRFVTASSLFDGHDASINIMRRILQASGAEVIHLGHNRSVEEVVNAAVQEDVQGISVSSYQGGHVEYFKYMYDLLKERGASHIRIYGGGGGVILPREIDELHSYGIARIFSPEDGRIMGLQGMINSMMEECDFSTIGEDVHVEIDKLKEGEITAISKLISLAELGVDQKGQAATTEKVLEEVQALAKKIPVLGITGTGGAGKSSLTDELIRRFLNELPDKKVAVLSIDPTKQKTGGALLGDRIRMNAIFSDRVYMRSLATRGSKSELSLAIRDGINVVKAAGFDLVIIETSGIGQGDAEISEISDVSMYIMTSEFGAPSQLEKIDMIDFADLIVINKFERKGSEDAKKQVQKQYQRSHGLFHEDLETMPVYGTIASQFHDPGTNAVFAALVQKINQKLQKDWSSSFSTDAEVEKQNVIIPPDRRYYLREIADTVKHYHQRSEEQVDYARQLFQLEGTEALLKNKDQKSELVISLQALKEEIEGKLSLQSKKILDSWEETFHRYQQDEFVTKIRDKEIITELKTKSLSGLSIPKVALPKYKDKGEILRWVYRENAPGFFPYTAGVFPFKRKGEDPKRQFAGEGTPERTNRRFHYLSKDDDAKRLSTAFDSVTLYGEDPAYRPDIYGKVGESGVSICTLDDMKKLYDGFDLCHPSTSVSMTINGPAPIILAMFMNTAVEQQWNKKQEELGRSLTEQEAEAIKVETLKVVRGTVQADILKEDQGQNTCIFSTEFALRMMGDIQQYFIDHQVRNYYSVSISGYHIAEAGANPISQLAFTLANGFTYVEYYLSRGMNIDDFAPNLSFFFSNGLDPEYSVIGRVARRIWATVMRDKYGANERSQKLKYHIQTSGRSLHAQEIDFNDIRTTLQALMALQDNCNSLHTNAYDEAITTPTEESVRRAMAIQMIISKELGLSKNENPLQGAFIIDELTDLVETAVLTEFEKINDRGGVLGAMETQYQRGKIQEESMHYEMQKHSGELPIIGVNTYLNPNPPSVEEMNTMEIARATKAEKEAQIQQLKSFQENNLNDADEALQSLKQVAVDGGNIFEQLMETVKVASLGQITQALYEVGGQYRRNM, from the coding sequence ATCAAGGGGGACATGTCGAATATTTTAAATATATGTACGATCTATTAAAGGAGAGAGGCGCCAGTCATATTCGCATATATGGAGGTGGTGGCGGAGTTATTCTACCGCGTGAAATAGACGAACTTCACTCGTACGGTATTGCGCGTATTTTTTCACCGGAAGATGGAAGAATAATGGGTCTTCAGGGCATGATTAACTCGATGATGGAAGAATGTGACTTTTCCACTATTGGAGAAGATGTTCATGTGGAGATTGATAAGCTGAAAGAAGGAGAAATCACAGCTATCAGTAAGCTGATTTCCTTAGCTGAACTGGGTGTTGACCAAAAAGGACAGGCGGCTACGACGGAAAAAGTACTTGAGGAAGTGCAAGCTCTTGCTAAAAAGATTCCCGTACTAGGTATTACCGGAACGGGTGGCGCAGGTAAAAGCTCCTTAACCGATGAGCTTATTCGTCGCTTTTTAAATGAGCTACCGGATAAAAAAGTAGCGGTGTTATCGATTGATCCGACGAAACAAAAAACGGGTGGAGCACTGTTAGGGGATCGAATTCGCATGAATGCCATTTTTAGTGATCGCGTCTATATGCGTTCACTTGCGACGAGAGGATCGAAATCTGAGCTTTCACTTGCGATTCGTGATGGAATCAATGTGGTGAAAGCAGCTGGCTTTGATCTGGTTATCATCGAAACGAGCGGAATTGGTCAAGGAGATGCGGAAATTAGTGAAATCTCAGACGTCTCAATGTACATCATGACGAGTGAATTTGGCGCACCTTCTCAGCTCGAAAAAATAGATATGATTGATTTTGCGGATTTAATTGTGATCAATAAATTTGAGCGAAAAGGCTCAGAAGATGCGAAGAAACAAGTGCAAAAGCAATACCAACGTAGTCACGGCTTATTTCATGAAGATTTAGAAACAATGCCAGTGTACGGCACGATTGCGAGTCAATTCCATGACCCGGGAACGAACGCAGTATTTGCTGCTCTCGTTCAAAAAATAAACCAGAAGCTTCAGAAGGATTGGTCTAGTAGCTTTTCAACCGATGCAGAAGTTGAAAAACAAAACGTGATTATCCCACCAGATCGTCGCTATTATTTGCGCGAAATTGCGGATACCGTCAAGCACTACCATCAACGTAGTGAAGAACAAGTGGACTATGCACGTCAATTGTTTCAGTTAGAAGGAACCGAAGCTTTATTGAAAAATAAAGACCAAAAAAGTGAGTTAGTCATATCGCTTCAAGCATTAAAGGAAGAAATAGAGGGGAAACTTAGCCTCCAATCGAAGAAGATTCTTGACTCTTGGGAAGAAACATTTCATCGATATCAGCAGGATGAATTTGTGACAAAGATTCGCGATAAAGAAATCATCACCGAGCTTAAAACGAAGAGTCTATCTGGTCTGTCCATCCCGAAGGTTGCTCTCCCGAAATACAAGGATAAAGGCGAAATTCTTCGCTGGGTTTATCGAGAAAATGCACCAGGCTTTTTTCCTTACACAGCAGGAGTATTTCCGTTTAAACGAAAAGGGGAAGATCCGAAACGACAGTTCGCAGGAGAAGGAACACCCGAGAGAACGAATCGTCGTTTCCACTACTTATCAAAAGATGATGACGCCAAACGCTTAAGTACCGCATTTGATTCCGTGACACTCTATGGAGAAGATCCAGCTTATCGTCCTGATATTTATGGAAAAGTAGGCGAAAGTGGTGTCAGTATTTGTACCCTTGACGATATGAAAAAGCTGTATGACGGCTTTGATTTATGTCATCCGTCAACGTCGGTGTCAATGACCATCAACGGTCCCGCTCCGATAATCTTAGCCATGTTCATGAACACGGCAGTTGAGCAACAATGGAATAAGAAGCAAGAAGAGCTAGGACGAAGCTTAACAGAACAAGAAGCTGAAGCGATTAAAGTAGAAACGTTGAAGGTTGTCCGTGGAACGGTACAAGCGGATATTCTAAAAGAAGATCAAGGGCAGAACACCTGTATTTTCTCTACTGAATTTGCGCTCCGGATGATGGGGGATATTCAACAATATTTCATCGATCATCAAGTCCGAAACTATTATTCGGTCTCGATATCGGGCTATCATATTGCTGAAGCGGGTGCCAATCCAATTTCGCAATTAGCCTTCACGCTAGCAAACGGTTTTACGTATGTGGAATATTACTTAAGTCGGGGCATGAATATTGATGATTTTGCACCAAATCTGTCTTTCTTTTTCTCCAATGGCTTGGATCCTGAGTATTCGGTCATCGGTCGAGTGGCCCGTCGCATTTGGGCAACGGTAATGCGAGACAAATATGGTGCCAATGAACGGAGTCAAAAGCTGAAGTATCATATTCAAACTTCAGGACGTTCTTTACACGCGCAGGAAATTGACTTCAATGACATTCGCACGACATTGCAAGCGCTGATGGCGCTACAGGATAACTGTAATTCCCTCCATACTAATGCGTATGACGAGGCGATTACGACGCCAACGGAAGAGTCCGTACGAAGAGCAATGGCTATTCAAATGATTATTTCAAAAGAACTTGGTTTATCAAAAAATGAAAACCCACTTCAAGGAGCATTTATCATAGATGAACTAACGGACTTAGTCGAAACGGCAGTCTTAACTGAATTTGAAAAAATTAATGACCGTGGCGGTGTCCTCGGTGCCATGGAAACCCAATATCAACGCGGAAAAATTCAAGAAGAGTCAATGCATTATGAAATGCAAAAACATTCAGGGGAATTACCGATTATCGGAGTGAATACGTATTTAAATCCGAATCCACCTTCTGTAGAAGAAATGAATACAATGGAAATTGCTCGGGCAACAAAAGCGGAGAAAGAAGCGCAAATTCAACAGTTAAAAAGCTTCCAAGAAAATAATCTAAACGATGCAGACGAGGCTTTGCAATCCCTAAAGCAAGTAGCGGTGGATGGTGGGAATATTTTTGAACAACTAATGGAAACCGTAAAAGTCGCCTCACTAGGACAAATCACTCAAGCCCTTTACGAAGTCGGCGGTCAATACCGTAGAAACATGTAG
- the rpoE gene encoding DNA-directed RNA polymerase subunit delta — MNLQSLSKEELKQTSFIELAFEILKEKKQAIPFNELLKAYTDLKGLKTKNMGDLLAQFYTDLNFDGRFLAIGDNKWGLRAWYPVDQIEEETVPTIKTRKKKAKAVVEDDFDEVEEEDLDFDELDDFEEEDLLEDDSDDDFEDDDDEEEEEFEGDAIIEGDEDFSEDEDEEEE, encoded by the coding sequence ATGAACCTTCAGAGTTTATCAAAAGAAGAATTAAAACAAACTTCTTTTATTGAATTAGCTTTTGAAATCTTAAAAGAAAAAAAACAAGCGATTCCGTTTAACGAATTATTAAAGGCTTATACGGACTTGAAAGGTTTGAAGACCAAAAATATGGGCGATCTTTTAGCTCAGTTTTATACCGATTTGAACTTTGATGGTCGTTTTCTAGCCATTGGCGATAATAAATGGGGACTTCGAGCTTGGTATCCAGTCGATCAAATCGAAGAGGAGACTGTTCCAACCATTAAAACGCGTAAGAAAAAAGCGAAAGCTGTCGTAGAAGATGATTTCGATGAAGTTGAAGAAGAAGATTTAGATTTCGACGAATTAGATGATTTTGAAGAAGAAGATCTTCTTGAAGATGATAGCGATGATGACTTTGAAGATGACGACGATGAAGAAGAAGAGGAATTTGAAGGCGACGCTATTATCGAAGGCGACGAAGATTTCTCCGAAGATGAAGACGAGGAAGAAGAATAA
- a CDS encoding CTP synthase, with product MTKYIFVTGGVVSSLGKGITAASLGRLLKNRGLKVTIQKFDPYINVDPGTMSPYQHGEVFVTDDGAETDLDLGHYERFVDINLTKYSSVTTGKIYSTVLKKERRGDYLGGTVQVIPHITNEIKERVYRAGRETNADVVITEIGGTVGDIESLPFLEAIRQIKSDVGREGVMYVHCTLVPYIRAAGEMKTKPTQHSVKELRSLGIQPNVIVLRTEMPISQDMKDKIALFCDIDTNAVIEAGDADTLYAVPLALQAQHLDQIACDHLQLQTNEPDMTEWKELVDKVRNLSSKTTIALIGKYVELQDAYISVVEALKHAGYNFDTDVQVKWLNSELMTADNVEEKLAGVDGVLIPGGFGDRGVEGKIIATQYAREHKIPFLGICLGMQLASVEYARNVLGLDGAHSAELNPETPHPVIDLLPEQKDIEDLGGTLRLGLYPCKLTRGSKAQEAYGEEVIYERHRHRFEFNNYYREKMEKAGFIFSGTSPDGRLVEIIELADHPWFVASQFHPEFTSRPTRPQPLFRDFVNASMRKNK from the coding sequence ATGACAAAATATATATTTGTAACAGGTGGGGTTGTTTCTTCACTTGGTAAAGGAATCACAGCGGCATCCTTAGGACGATTGCTAAAAAACCGCGGATTAAAAGTAACGATTCAAAAATTTGATCCGTATATTAACGTTGACCCAGGAACAATGAGTCCCTACCAACATGGTGAAGTATTCGTAACTGATGATGGTGCGGAGACGGATCTAGATTTAGGACATTATGAGCGTTTTGTTGATATTAACCTAACAAAATATAGCTCTGTTACGACTGGTAAAATCTATTCAACGGTACTTAAAAAAGAGCGTCGCGGTGATTATTTAGGTGGAACCGTTCAAGTAATTCCACACATCACAAACGAAATTAAAGAACGTGTATACCGCGCAGGTCGAGAAACAAATGCAGATGTCGTCATCACAGAAATCGGTGGAACGGTAGGTGATATCGAATCACTTCCATTCCTAGAAGCCATTCGACAAATTAAGAGTGATGTTGGTCGTGAAGGCGTCATGTATGTTCATTGTACATTAGTCCCCTATATTAGGGCAGCTGGCGAAATGAAAACAAAGCCGACACAACATAGCGTCAAAGAGCTTCGTAGCCTTGGAATTCAACCAAATGTAATCGTCCTCCGTACAGAAATGCCGATTTCTCAAGATATGAAAGATAAAATTGCTCTTTTTTGTGATATCGATACAAATGCGGTAATTGAAGCGGGTGATGCGGATACCTTATACGCTGTGCCACTTGCGCTCCAAGCCCAACACCTAGACCAAATCGCTTGTGATCATCTTCAGCTTCAAACAAATGAACCAGACATGACCGAATGGAAAGAGTTAGTTGACAAGGTTCGAAACCTCTCAAGCAAAACGACGATTGCACTCATAGGAAAATACGTAGAATTACAAGATGCGTACATTTCTGTAGTAGAGGCACTGAAGCACGCAGGCTATAACTTTGACACCGATGTTCAAGTGAAATGGCTCAATTCAGAATTAATGACAGCTGATAATGTAGAAGAGAAACTTGCAGGTGTTGATGGAGTCTTGATTCCAGGCGGTTTTGGTGATCGAGGAGTGGAGGGGAAAATTATTGCGACCCAATATGCTCGTGAACATAAAATTCCGTTTCTTGGGATTTGCTTAGGAATGCAACTAGCGTCTGTTGAATACGCTCGTAATGTTCTTGGATTAGACGGGGCTCACTCGGCGGAGTTAAATCCTGAAACGCCACATCCGGTCATCGACTTGCTGCCAGAGCAGAAAGATATTGAGGATTTAGGTGGGACTTTACGCCTGGGGTTATATCCTTGTAAGTTAACACGTGGGTCTAAAGCTCAAGAGGCTTACGGCGAAGAGGTTATTTATGAACGCCATCGTCACCGTTTTGAGTTTAATAATTATTATCGTGAAAAAATGGAAAAAGCCGGCTTTATTTTCTCTGGTACAAGTCCAGACGGCCGCCTTGTTGAAATTATTGAATTAGCGGATCATCCATGGTTTGTTGCATCACAATTTCATCCTGAATTCACATCACGCCCAACAAGACCACAACCACTATTCCGTGACTTTGTGAATGCAAGTATGCGTAAAAATAAATAA
- a CDS encoding DUF2529 domain-containing protein: MIKMFTTQLNGLFNRISSKEEFALEDGARLLAQGAIGEGKIYVKAFAELEAVTLEATKGAEPLTGAFPVKDLHEITSADRVLLFSRLSTDKEAVEFAKKLNEKNIEFVAVSGVVDSEESLQDLATIYIDTKLTKGMLPDENGNRVVFPGSMAGLFVYFAIKMALDEMLQEYQD; encoded by the coding sequence ATGATTAAAATGTTTACCACCCAATTAAATGGTCTCTTCAATCGAATATCTTCAAAAGAAGAATTTGCGCTTGAAGACGGAGCTAGATTGCTTGCCCAAGGAGCCATAGGAGAAGGAAAGATTTATGTAAAAGCATTTGCCGAACTAGAGGCCGTCACATTGGAAGCCACAAAAGGAGCAGAACCTTTAACAGGTGCGTTTCCGGTAAAGGATCTTCATGAAATTACTTCGGCTGATAGAGTTTTGCTCTTCTCTAGACTATCTACTGACAAAGAAGCCGTAGAATTTGCGAAAAAGCTCAACGAAAAGAATATTGAGTTTGTAGCGGTTTCCGGCGTCGTAGATTCCGAGGAATCACTACAAGATCTCGCCACCATTTATATTGATACAAAATTAACGAAAGGGATGCTACCTGACGAAAATGGGAACCGGGTAGTTTTTCCTGGAAGCATGGCCGGTTTATTTGTTTATTTCGCCATTAAAATGGCACTTGATGAAATGCTACAAGAGTATCAAGATTAG
- a CDS encoding response regulator, protein MMKEKILIVDDQFGIRILLNEVLQKEGYQTFQAANGVQALDIVDKDFPDLVLLDMKIPGMDGIEILKRMKKKYENIRVIIMTAYGELDMIQEAKDLGAITHFAKPFDIDEIRQAVKQHVTSPSK, encoded by the coding sequence ATGATGAAAGAAAAAATCCTCATCGTGGATGATCAATTTGGAATCCGTATTCTACTGAATGAAGTGCTTCAGAAAGAAGGATATCAAACTTTTCAAGCTGCGAATGGTGTTCAAGCTCTTGATATTGTAGACAAAGATTTCCCTGATCTTGTCTTATTAGACATGAAAATACCAGGGATGGACGGTATTGAAATTTTAAAACGAATGAAGAAAAAATATGAGAACATTCGTGTAATCATCATGACGGCTTACGGAGAATTGGACATGATTCAAGAAGCGAAAGATTTGGGTGCAATTACTCATTTTGCCAAACCGTTTGATATTGATGAGATTCGCCAAGCAGTAAAACAGCATGTGACATCACCGTCTAAATAG
- a CDS encoding class II fructose-bisphosphate aldolase has product MPLVSMTEMLKKAKEEGYAVGQFNLNNLEFTQAILQAAEQEKSPVILGVSEGAARYMSGFKTVVKMVEGLMEDLNITVPVAIHLDHGSSYDKCKEAIDAGFTSVMIDASHHPFEENIETTSKVVEYAHSKGVSVEAELGTVGGQEDDIIAEGVIYADPTECQELVNRTGIDTLAPALGSVHGPYKGEPNLGFKEMEEIGAATGVPLVLHGGTGIPTADIQKSISFGTAKINVNTENQISSAKAVREALAASPEEYDPRKYMGPAREAIKTTVAGKMKEFGSSGRA; this is encoded by the coding sequence ATGCCTTTAGTTTCAATGACCGAAATGCTAAAAAAAGCAAAAGAGGAAGGCTACGCTGTAGGACAATTTAACTTAAACAATCTTGAATTTACTCAAGCAATTTTACAAGCAGCTGAGCAAGAAAAATCTCCGGTAATTCTTGGAGTTTCTGAAGGTGCAGCTCGTTACATGAGTGGTTTTAAAACGGTAGTAAAAATGGTAGAAGGTCTTATGGAAGATTTAAATATTACAGTACCAGTGGCAATTCACCTTGACCACGGTTCAAGTTATGATAAATGTAAAGAAGCAATCGATGCAGGTTTCACTTCTGTCATGATCGATGCTTCTCATCACCCATTTGAAGAGAATATCGAAACAACTTCTAAAGTTGTAGAATATGCTCACTCAAAAGGTGTTTCTGTAGAAGCTGAACTAGGAACTGTTGGTGGACAAGAAGATGACATTATCGCTGAAGGTGTTATCTACGCTGACCCAACTGAGTGTCAAGAACTTGTCAATCGCACAGGTATTGATACACTTGCACCAGCATTAGGATCTGTACACGGTCCTTACAAAGGTGAACCAAACCTAGGGTTCAAAGAAATGGAAGAAATCGGTGCAGCAACAGGCGTTCCACTAGTACTACACGGTGGTACTGGAATTCCAACTGCAGACATCCAAAAGTCCATCTCTTTCGGAACGGCAAAAATCAACGTAAACACTGAAAATCAAATCTCTTCTGCAAAAGCAGTACGCGAAGCACTAGCTGCAAGCCCAGAAGAATACGATCCACGTAAATACATGGGACCTGCACGCGAAGCAATCAAAACAACAGTAGCAGGAAAAATGAAAGAATTCGGATCATCAGGCAGAGCGTAA
- the fsa gene encoding fructose-6-phosphate aldolase, whose protein sequence is MKFFIDTANMNEIKEAFEWGILSGVTTNPSLVAKEKDVSFHDRLKEITTLVPGSVSAEVIALDAEGMLKEGRELAKISSNITVKVPMTPDGLKAVSVFNKEGIKTNVTLVFSANQALLAARAGATYVSPFLGRLDDIGQDGLDLVSEIAEIFAIHDLDTEIIAASIRHPQHVTAAALRGAHIATIPFKVLNQLFSHPLTDKGIEAFLNDWNNR, encoded by the coding sequence ATGAAATTTTTTATTGATACAGCAAATATGAACGAAATTAAAGAAGCGTTTGAGTGGGGGATTTTATCAGGGGTTACAACAAATCCATCGCTTGTAGCGAAAGAAAAAGATGTATCTTTTCATGATCGCCTGAAGGAAATTACAACGTTAGTACCTGGGTCCGTTTCGGCAGAAGTCATTGCTTTAGATGCGGAAGGAATGCTCAAAGAAGGTAGAGAGCTTGCCAAAATCTCTTCGAATATCACAGTTAAAGTACCGATGACACCGGATGGCTTAAAAGCTGTGTCAGTCTTTAATAAAGAGGGAATAAAAACGAATGTCACTTTAGTGTTTAGTGCCAATCAAGCTTTACTGGCTGCCCGTGCCGGCGCAACTTATGTTTCACCTTTTTTAGGCCGATTAGATGATATTGGTCAAGACGGATTAGATTTAGTTTCTGAAATTGCTGAAATTTTTGCCATTCATGATTTGGATACAGAAATTATTGCGGCATCGATTCGCCACCCGCAGCATGTTACTGCGGCAGCTTTAAGAGGTGCTCACATCGCCACTATTCCATTTAAGGTATTGAACCAGCTCTTTAGCCACCCGTTGACAGATAAAGGAATTGAAGCATTTCTTAATGATTGGAATAATCGTTAA
- a CDS encoding UDP-N-acetylglucosamine 1-carboxyvinyltransferase codes for MEKLKIAGGYPLKGAVKISGAKNSAVALIPATILADSPVTIEGLPDISDVQMLKALLEEIGGSVSLEEGTMTVNTDDMISMPLPSGKVKKLRASYYLMGAMLGKFNKAVIGLPGGCHLGPRPIDQHIKGFEALGAEVTNEQGAIYLRAKELRGARIYLDVVSVGATINIMLAAVRAKGQTIIENAAKEPEIIDVATLLTNMGAKIKGAGTDVIRIDGVEKLSGCRHTIIPDRIEAGTFMILAAAIGEGILIDNVIPYHMESVTAKLREMGVPVDTGDDQIFIGKAENLKSVDVKTLVYPGFATDLQQPFTSLLTRAKGSAIVTDTIYSARFKHIDELRRMNANIKVEGRSAIVNGPVQLQGAKVKASDLRAGASLVVAGLMAEGVTEVTGLEHIDRGYSDLVDKLEGLGATVWREKLSFEEQEQMENS; via the coding sequence ATGGAAAAGCTAAAAATTGCAGGAGGCTACCCGCTTAAAGGTGCCGTGAAAATTAGTGGTGCTAAAAATAGTGCAGTAGCCCTAATTCCGGCCACGATTTTAGCCGACTCTCCAGTAACAATCGAAGGTTTGCCTGATATTTCAGATGTGCAGATGCTTAAAGCATTGCTTGAAGAAATAGGAGGGAGCGTATCGTTAGAAGAGGGAACGATGACCGTGAATACAGACGATATGATCTCTATGCCCTTACCTAGTGGGAAAGTAAAAAAACTACGAGCTTCCTACTATTTAATGGGAGCGATGCTCGGTAAATTTAATAAAGCTGTCATCGGACTTCCAGGAGGTTGCCATTTAGGCCCTCGTCCAATTGATCAACATATCAAAGGTTTTGAAGCTTTAGGAGCAGAGGTTACGAACGAGCAAGGTGCCATCTATCTTCGTGCTAAAGAGCTTCGAGGAGCAAGAATTTATTTGGATGTTGTCAGTGTGGGAGCGACGATCAATATCATGTTAGCGGCCGTTCGGGCAAAGGGTCAAACCATCATTGAGAATGCAGCTAAAGAACCTGAAATCATTGATGTTGCGACACTTCTGACCAATATGGGAGCAAAAATTAAAGGCGCTGGAACAGATGTGATTCGCATTGACGGTGTTGAAAAGCTAAGTGGATGCCGTCACACAATTATTCCAGATCGAATTGAAGCCGGAACTTTTATGATTCTAGCAGCCGCGATCGGAGAAGGCATCTTAATCGATAATGTCATTCCATATCATATGGAATCCGTTACAGCCAAACTTCGTGAAATGGGCGTTCCTGTAGATACCGGTGATGATCAAATTTTTATTGGAAAAGCGGAAAATCTCAAATCGGTAGATGTTAAAACCCTGGTTTATCCTGGTTTTGCTACTGACTTACAGCAGCCTTTTACTTCACTATTAACGAGAGCTAAAGGGTCAGCAATTGTAACAGATACGATTTACTCAGCTCGTTTTAAACATATTGACGAACTAAGAAGAATGAACGCCAATATAAAAGTAGAAGGTCGATCAGCGATTGTAAATGGTCCTGTTCAGCTTCAGGGGGCAAAAGTAAAAGCAAGTGATTTACGTGCAGGAGCGTCTCTCGTGGTAGCTGGTCTGATGGCGGAGGGTGTCACAGAAGTTACTGGCCTAGAGCATATTGATCGTGGTTATAGTGATTTAGTCGATAAACTCGAAGGTTTAGGTGCGACTGTTTGGAGAGAAAAGCTCTCATTCGAAGAACAAGAACAAATGGAAAACTCATAA
- the glpX gene encoding class II fructose-bisphosphatase — protein sequence MERSLSMELVRVTEGAALASARWMGRGKKDEADDAATSAMRDVFDTVPMKGTVVIGEGEMDEAPMLFIGEKLGTGYGPRVDVAVDPLEGTNIVASGGWNALAVLAVADHGNLLHAPDMYMDKIAVGPEAVGAIDINASVIDNLKAVAKAKNKDIEDVVATVLYRPRHEEIIRQLREAGARIKLINDGDVAGAINTAFDHTGVDILFGSGGAPEGVLAAVALKCLGGEIQGKLLPQDEAEAKRCISMGLDVDRVLRMEDLVRGDDAIFAATGVTDGELLRGVQLKGSHSLTHSVVMRAKSGTVRFVDGRHSLNKKPNLVIKP from the coding sequence ATGGAAAGAAGTTTATCAATGGAATTAGTACGAGTAACAGAAGGAGCAGCGCTTGCTTCTGCTAGATGGATGGGAAGAGGTAAAAAAGATGAAGCAGATGATGCAGCCACTTCAGCAATGCGAGATGTATTCGATACAGTACCGATGAAGGGAACTGTCGTAATCGGTGAAGGAGAAATGGACGAGGCTCCAATGCTGTTTATTGGGGAAAAATTAGGGACAGGCTATGGACCAAGAGTGGATGTAGCTGTTGATCCATTAGAAGGAACTAATATCGTCGCTTCTGGCGGTTGGAATGCACTGGCAGTACTAGCAGTAGCCGATCATGGCAATCTATTGCATGCTCCTGATATGTACATGGATAAAATTGCAGTGGGACCTGAAGCGGTTGGGGCTATAGATATAAATGCTTCAGTAATTGATAACTTAAAGGCTGTCGCAAAAGCAAAAAACAAAGACATAGAAGACGTTGTCGCTACCGTATTATATCGTCCGAGACATGAGGAGATTATCCGCCAATTAAGAGAAGCGGGAGCGAGAATTAAACTAATTAACGATGGTGATGTAGCAGGAGCCATTAATACAGCTTTTGATCATACGGGTGTTGATATTTTGTTCGGTTCTGGTGGCGCCCCGGAAGGAGTATTAGCTGCAGTCGCTCTCAAATGTCTTGGAGGAGAAATTCAAGGGAAGCTTCTGCCTCAAGATGAAGCAGAGGCAAAACGTTGTATTTCCATGGGACTTGATGTGGATCGTGTGTTAAGAATGGAAGATCTTGTTCGAGGAGATGACGCCATCTTTGCTGCAACCGGAGTAACTGACGGTGAATTGTTACGTGGTGTCCAACTAAAAGGTTCGCATAGTCTGACTCATTCTGTTGTTATGCGTGCCAAGTCAGGAACGGTTCGCTTCGTCGATGGTCGACACAGCTTAAACAAAAAGCCAAATTTAGTAATAAAACCTTAG